In the Halorubrum ruber genome, GCGTGCCGCGGGCGTGGCCGTGCGGCGACTCCGAGGTGTCGTACTCGCGGGAGTCCTTCCACCACGAGCCGCGCTCGGCCTCGCGCAGCTCGCGGACCAGCTCGTCGAGCGTCTCCGGCGAGCCGCGGGTGTTCTTGCGGTCGAGCCGACGGTCGATCTCGTCTTCCAGCTCGTCGACCGGGTCGAAGTCGCCGTCGGCCGGGTCGGGCGCACCGCCCTCCATCGCCACCTCCCACGGCTCCGGCTCGGGCTCCTCCTCTTCGTCGTCGTCCGCCAGCATGCCGTCGCTTTTCATCCGGAGCAGGACGCTGGCGTAGAACAGCGCCCGCCCGGTCGTCCGGAGGTCCGTCTCGTCGAGCTTCTCCAAGAACGCGTCCGTCACCTGGACGATGTCGATGTCCCACGGCTCGATCTCGCCCTCCTCGGCGAGCTGGACGAGGAGCTCGACGGGCTCGACCTCGTCCTCGTCGGTCTCGTTCGGGGGCGAGACGTCGGGCACCGGGTCGGAGTCAGCCGCCGCCGACTCGGATCCGTCGGTCGAGTCGGCCCCGCCGTCGTCCGGAGCGTCCTCGGCGAACGGGTCCGCGCCGTCGCGCTCGCTCGTCAGGTCGAGGTCGGGGACGCCGCCGTCGGGGGCTCCGTCGCCGTCCTCAGTCATCCGCGGTCACCTCCTCCTCGTCGGCGTCGTCGCCGAACTGCATGCCGGTCACCGCCGAGAGGTTGTCGCCCTGCATCGTGACGCCGATGGCGCGGTCGGAGCGCTCCAGCAGCGCCGAGCGGTGGCCGACGACGACGAACTGAGCCTCCTCGGCTAACTCCTCGATCATCTCGCCGACGCGCTCGGCGTTGACCGCGTCGAGGAACGCGTCGATCTCGTCGAGCGCGTAGAACGGCGCCGGGTTGTGGCGCTGGACGGCGAAGATGAAGGAGAGGGCGGTGAGCGACTTCTCGCCGCCGCTCATCGCGTCGAGGCGCTGGACCGGCTTGTCCGCGGGCTGGGCCTTCATCGTCAATCCCTCCTCGAAGGGGTCCTCGGGGTTCTCCAAGACGAGTTCACCGGATCCCGCCGAGAGGCGCGCGAAGATGTCCTCGAAGTGGTCGTTGATCGACTCGAACGTCTCCATGAACGTCTCCTTCTTCGCCGCCTCGTACCCCTCGATGCGCTCCTCGATGGCGTCGCGCTCCTCGACGAGCACGTCGCGGCGCTCTTGGAGCTCGTCGAGCGCCTCCTGGACCTCCTCGTACTCGTCGATGGCGAGCATGTTCACCGGTTCGAGCGCCTCCATCTCCGATTCGAGCGCCTCGATCCGCGACTCCACCTCGTCGAGGTCGGGGATCTCGTCGGCGTCGTAGGCGCCGACCTGCGACTCCAGCTCGTCGATCTCCCACTCCAGCCGGTCGCGGCGGTCGGTGAGGTCCGAGAGGTCCGACTCGGCCTCCGAGACGAGCGACCGCTGCTCGTCGCGCTTCCGGGTCGCCTCGCGGATCTCCTCGCGGAGCTCCTCGCGTTGCTCTTTCAGCTCCGTGAGCTCTTCCTCGAGATCGGCGATCGCCTCCTTCTTCTCGGCGAGTTCCGCCTCCTTCTCCTCGATCGCGGCTTCGTGCTCGGCGATCGCCTCCTCGGCCTCCGCCTTCGCGTTCTGCGCCTCCTCGACGTCGTCGTGGAGGTCGTCGAGCGCGTCCTCGGCGTACCCCTTCTCCAACTCCAGCTCGTTGATCCGGCTGTCGAACGAGTCCATCCGCTCTTCGAGGTCGCCGATCTCAGACCGGATCTCGTCGGCGCGCTCGGAGAGCTCCGGGATCTTCGAGTCGGCCAACTCGGCTTCGATGTCGTCGATTTCGGCCGCGAGCTCGTCGATCTCCGCGTCGGTCGCCGCGATCTCCTCGTCGAGCGCCGTCATCTGCTCGTCGACGGACTCGCGTTCCGCCTCCAGCTCCTCCAGCTCGTCTTCCAGCTCCTCGATCCGGGCTTCGGCCTCCGCGAGGTCGTCCTCGGCGCGCTCGACGTCAGCCTCCAGCGACCGGACGCGCTCGGCCGCGTCGGCCTTCCGGTCGCGCGCGTCCTCGATGTCGTCGTCGAGCGCGTCGATCTCCGACTGGACCGACTGCCGCTCGTCCTCGAGGTCGGAGATCTCCGTCGCGAGCCGCTCCAGTTTGCCGCCGCCGGACTTCGTAAAGGAGTAGCGGGAGCCGCCGCCGGAGCCGCCGGTCATCGCGCCCGACTTCTCGACGAGGTCGCCGTCGAGCGTCACCATTCGGTAGTCGCCCATCAGCTCGCGCGCGGTCGACATGTCCTCGACGACGAGCGTCGAGCCGAGGACGTACGAGAAGATCGACTCGTACTCGGCGTCGTACTCGACGAGGTTGCGCGCGAAGTCGACCACGCCCGGCAGCGAGGGCTTCCGCGGCAGGCTCCGGTCGTCCATCTTCGTGATGGGGAGGAACGTCGCCCGGCCCGCGTTGCGCTGTTTCAGGTAGTCGATACAGGTCGAGCCGACGCCGTCGTCGTCGACGACGACGTTCGCCAGCCGGCCGCCCGCGGCGGTCTCGCAGGCCTCGGCGTACTCGGCCTCAACCGAGCCCAGCTCGCCGACCGCGCCGTGGACGCCGTCGATACCGCCGTTCTTCACCTCGGTGACCGCGCGGGGCCAGGAGGCGTCGCCGCGCTCGTCGGCCGCCGCCTCCAGCTTGGCGTACTCGTTCTGCTTCTCGCGGAGCGTCGACTCGATCTCCTCTAAGCGCTCCTCCTTCTCGGCCTTCTCCGCGAACAGGTCGGCGACCGCGTCCTCGATGGTCGCCTGGTTCTTCTCCGCCTTGTCGAGCTCGCTTTTCAGCTCGGAGATGCGCGCCTTGTGTTCCGGGAGCGACTCGCGGGCCTCCTCTAACTCCTCGCGGGCCTCGCTCACGGCGTTCGAGCGGCGGCGGGCCTCGTCGAGCAGCCGGTCCTTCTCGCGTTGCGTCTCGTTTTTCTCCTCGCGGAGCGCCTCGATCGCCTCCTTCTTCTCCGCGAGGTCGCTTTTCAGCTCGTCGAACTCCGTGTCCGCGCCCTCGATCTCGGCCTCGACATCGGCCAGCTCGGAGCGCTTCGTCGCCAGCTCCGACTTCACCGACGCCTTCTCCACTTTCGTCTCGCGGATCTCGGCCTCCAGCTCCTCGACCTTCTCCTCTTTGCGATCGATCTGGACGAACGCCTGCCGCCGGTCGTTCTCGGCCGATTCGGCGCGCGACTCGGCGGACTCAATTTTGTCCTCTAACCGCGAGACCTCGCCTTTGATCTCCTCTATCTCCGAGCGGATCTGGATCTGTTCCTCCTCGCCTTTCGTCTCGATCTCGTGGTTGAGGTCCGCTAAGTCCTCCTCCAAGCGAGTGAGCTTCCCCTGTCTGGCGTCGAGCTCCTCGCGGAGCGATTCGAGGTCCGCCTCGGCCTCGTCGATGTCGCCCTCGACGTCCGCGAGTGCGTCGCGCTTCTCCTCTAACTCGGAGGCCTTCCGGAACCCGCGGTACTCCTCGAGCTCGTCGCGGAGCTCCTGGTACTCGAGGGCGGTCTCGCGCTCGTCGGCGAGCTGGTCGAGGCGGTCCTGCTTCTCGCCGATGCGGAGGTCGGCCTCGCCGATCCGGTCTTCGACCGTGTCGAGCTCCTCGTAGGCGGCCTCCTTCTTCTCGTCGAACTCCGCGACGCCCGCGATCTCGTCGATGATCCCCCGCCGCTGGTAGGGGGTCATGTTGATGATCTCGGTGACGTCGCCCTGCATCACCACGTTGTACCCCTCCGGCGTGACGCCCGCCGCCGCGAGCAGGTCCTGGACGTCCGAGAGGTTCACCGAGCGTCCGTTGAGGTAGTAGTACGAGTAGTAGTTGTCCTCGGTCTCCTTCACGCGGCGCTTGATCGTGATCTCGGAGACGTCGCCGACGTTCTCCGTGCCGGCCGCGGAGACGACCTGCGACCGGTCGAGGGTGCCGTCCTCGTTGGAGAGTACGACCGTGACGGACGCCTCGTTCGGCCCGTCGGCGGCCTCGCCGTCGTCGTGGCCGGGGTTGTAGATGAGGTCGGTGAGCTTCTTGGCGCGGATCCCGCGGGTGCGGGCGAGCCCG is a window encoding:
- a CDS encoding segregation and condensation protein A → MTEDGDGAPDGGVPDLDLTSERDGADPFAEDAPDDGGADSTDGSESAAADSDPVPDVSPPNETDEDEVEPVELLVQLAEEGEIEPWDIDIVQVTDAFLEKLDETDLRTTGRALFYASVLLRMKSDGMLADDDEEEEPEPEPWEVAMEGGAPDPADGDFDPVDELEDEIDRRLDRKNTRGSPETLDELVRELREAERGSWWKDSREYDTSESPHGHARGTQTLDYHADDEFRQDGEPTAGEATDRTHDEDIEEVIVEIDNALRTHFDRGRTEVLFAEIETAGGRPFMTYLALLFMAHRGSVRLQQDDLFGDLWVKDPTAMTGESEAIAD
- the smc gene encoding chromosome segregation protein SMC, which gives rise to MHITEVVLDGFKSFGRTTRIPFYEDFTVVTGPNGSGKSNIIDGVLFALGLARTRGIRAKKLTDLIYNPGHDDGEAADGPNEASVTVVLSNEDGTLDRSQVVSAAGTENVGDVSEITIKRRVKETEDNYYSYYYLNGRSVNLSDVQDLLAAAGVTPEGYNVVMQGDVTEIINMTPYQRRGIIDEIAGVAEFDEKKEAAYEELDTVEDRIGEADLRIGEKQDRLDQLADERETALEYQELRDELEEYRGFRKASELEEKRDALADVEGDIDEAEADLESLREELDARQGKLTRLEEDLADLNHEIETKGEEEQIQIRSEIEEIKGEVSRLEDKIESAESRAESAENDRRQAFVQIDRKEEKVEELEAEIRETKVEKASVKSELATKRSELADVEAEIEGADTEFDELKSDLAEKKEAIEALREEKNETQREKDRLLDEARRRSNAVSEAREELEEARESLPEHKARISELKSELDKAEKNQATIEDAVADLFAEKAEKEERLEEIESTLREKQNEYAKLEAAADERGDASWPRAVTEVKNGGIDGVHGAVGELGSVEAEYAEACETAAGGRLANVVVDDDGVGSTCIDYLKQRNAGRATFLPITKMDDRSLPRKPSLPGVVDFARNLVEYDAEYESIFSYVLGSTLVVEDMSTARELMGDYRMVTLDGDLVEKSGAMTGGSGGGSRYSFTKSGGGKLERLATEISDLEDERQSVQSEIDALDDDIEDARDRKADAAERVRSLEADVERAEDDLAEAEARIEELEDELEELEAERESVDEQMTALDEEIAATDAEIDELAAEIDDIEAELADSKIPELSERADEIRSEIGDLEERMDSFDSRINELELEKGYAEDALDDLHDDVEEAQNAKAEAEEAIAEHEAAIEEKEAELAEKKEAIADLEEELTELKEQREELREEIREATRKRDEQRSLVSEAESDLSDLTDRRDRLEWEIDELESQVGAYDADEIPDLDEVESRIEALESEMEALEPVNMLAIDEYEEVQEALDELQERRDVLVEERDAIEERIEGYEAAKKETFMETFESINDHFEDIFARLSAGSGELVLENPEDPFEEGLTMKAQPADKPVQRLDAMSGGEKSLTALSFIFAVQRHNPAPFYALDEIDAFLDAVNAERVGEMIEELAEEAQFVVVGHRSALLERSDRAIGVTMQGDNLSAVTGMQFGDDADEEEVTADD